A portion of the Lolium rigidum isolate FL_2022 chromosome 1, APGP_CSIRO_Lrig_0.1, whole genome shotgun sequence genome contains these proteins:
- the LOC124696817 gene encoding ATP-dependent 6-phosphofructokinase 5, chloroplastic-like, whose product MAAALKTSGTFCNTLQQWLHPTRDQFLYGYSHSNTKECKSKNTKRPVPLRVKATSTKAELDFSDPSWKQKFQEDWDERFNLPHITDIYDLKPRTTTFSLNKNRTPTRDESSTPMDMWNGYVNNDDRALMKVINYSSPTSAGAECIDPDCSWVEQWVHRAGPRKDIYYEPVEVKAAIVTCGGLCPGLNDVIRQVVFTLETYGVKNIVGIPFGYRGFFEKGLKEMPLSRRIVENINLAGGSFLGVSRGGAKTSEIVDSIQARRIDMLFVLGGNGTHAGANAIHDECRKRKLKVSVVAVPKTIDNDIPLMDKTFGFDTAVEEAQRAVNSAYIEARSAYHGIGLVKLMGRSSGFIAMHASLSSGQVDVCLIPEVPFTLDGEYGVLQHLEHLLKTKGFCVVCVAEAAGQELLQNSGATDASGNLILSDIGVHMQQKIKMHFKGIGVHADVKYIDPTYMVRACRANASDAILCTVLGQNAVHAAFAGFSGITSCICNNHYVYLPITEVITAPKRVNPNSRMLHRCLTSTGQPDFH is encoded by the exons ATGGCTGCTGCTTTAAAGACAAGTGGCACATTTTGTAATACACTGCAGCAGTGGCTGCATCCAACAAGAGATCAGTTTTTATATGGTTATTCTCATTCAAATACCAAAGAATGTAAAAGCAAGAATACAAAAAGGCCTGTTCCACTGCGTGTTAAAGCTACTTCCACGAAAGCGGAGCTAGATTTCAGTGATCCATCTTGGAAACAGAAGTTTCAGGAAGACTGGGATGAGCGTTTTAATCTGCCACATATTACTGATATATATGACTTGAAACCAAGGACAACTACATTCTCACTTAATAAAAA CAGAACTCCTACACGTGACGAAAGTAGTACACCTATGGACATGTGGAATGGTTACGTGAACAATGATGACCGAGCACTTATGAAG GTGATAAATTACTCCTCCCCTACTTCTGCTGGAGCTGAGTGCATTGATCCTGATTGTAGCTGGGTGGAGCAATG GGTGCATCGTGCAGGGCCTCGTAAAGACATATACTATGAGCCAGTGGAAGTAAAAGCTGCTATAGTTACTTGTGGAGGTCTCTGCCCTGGTTTGAATGATGTCATCAGACAG GTAGTATTCACCCTAGAGACATATGGAGTTAAGAATATTGTTGGAATTCCATTTGGTTATCGTGGGTTTTTTGAGAAGGGCCTAAAAGAAATGCCT CTTTCACGTCGTATAGTGGAGAATATTAATCTTGCTGGTGGAAGTTTTCTAGGAGTCTCCCGTGGAGGAGCTAAAACTAGTGAGATTGTAGATAGTATACAG GCCAGAAGAATTGATATGCTTTTTGTGCTTGGTGGAAATGGTACCCATGCAGGAGCGAATGCTATACATGATGAG TGCCGTAAGAGAAAGCTAAAAGTTTCAGTTGTAGCAGTTCCAAAGACCATTGACAATGATATACCTTTGATGGATAAAACATTTGGTTTTGATACAGCTGTTGAAGAAGCTCAACGGGCCGTTAACTCCGCCTATATAGAG GCACGTAGTGCATACCATGGTATCGGTTTGGTCAAATTAATGGGAAGAAGCAGCGGCTTCATTGCAATGCATGCTTCCCTTTCAAGTGGGCAGGTTGATGTCTGCTTAATACCAGAG gtccctttcacactaGATGGAGAATACGGTGTCTTACAGCACCTTGAGCATTTATTGAAGACCAAGGGATTCTGTGTGGTTTGTGTTGCGGAAGCTGCAGGACAA GAATTGTTGCAAAACTCAGGTGCAACTGATGCATCAGGAAATTTAATACTTAGCGACATTGGTGTTCACATGCAACAAAAG ATTAAGATGCATTTCAAGGGCATCGGTGTTCACGCTGATGTAAAATACATTGATCCAACATACATGGTACGGGCATGTCGTGCCAATGCATCTGATGCAATTTTGTGTACCGTACTTGGACAAAACGCT GTCCATGCAGCATTTGCTGGTTTCAGTGGTATCACTTCCTGCATCTGCAACAATCACTATGTCTACCTTCCGATCACCGAAGTCATAACAGCACCGAAGCGTGTGAACCCTAACAGCAGGATGTTACATCGTTGCCTCACGTCCACAGGCCAGCCAGACTTCCACTGA
- the LOC124683998 gene encoding probable arabinosyltransferase ARAD1, which produces MVVERKMQPLPPPEHRRVFRFVTFLALILLAFSCWALVNSRINNAILIADANKTPLLAGDEDNRPHNNDGDHQTSIPASVPVNSDPTVSAVRMSGPMVRETPLAAAGGGEGSEGSCDAESAQLRVYMYDLPPEFHFGMLGWDGKTAWPDVRDARAVPHYPGGLNLQHSVAYWLTLDILSSTLPGNLSSSRPCVAVRVTNASLADVFFVPFFASLSYNRHSKLRGRERVSMNRVLQAELVKYLMRQEEWRRWGGKDHLVVPHHPNSMMQARKKLSAAMYVLSDFGRYPPDVANLKKDIIAPYKHVVRSLGDHDSPAFHQRPLLAYFQGAIHRKDGGKVRQKLYQLLKDERDVHFTYGSVRQNGIRRATKGMASSKFCLNIAGDTPSSNRLFDAIVSHCVPVIISDDIELPFEDVLDYSEFCVFVRASDAVRKGFLLRVLRDVTRDQWNAMSRRLKEVAHHFEYQYPSRPDDAVQMIWGAVARKMHSLKLQLHKSGRFQRTHSES; this is translated from the exons ATGGTGGTGGAGAGGAAGATGCAGCCTTTGCCCCCACCGGAGCACAGGAGGGTGTTCCGCTTCGTCACCTTCCTGGCCCTCATCCTTCTGGCCTTCTCCTGCTGGGCTCTCGTCAACTCCCGGATCAACAATGCAATCCTGATAGCCGACGCCAACAAGACGCCATTGCTCGCCGGTGATGAGGATAACAGACCGCATAACAATGACGGTGACCATCAGACGTCCATCCCGGCATCTGTGCCGGTCAACAGTGATCCGACGGTGAGTGCTGTCAGGATGAGCGGTCCGATGGTCCGAGAGACGCCGTTGGccgcagcgggaggaggagaagggagcGAGGGATCATGCGACGCGGAGAGCGCGCAGCTCAGGGTTTACATGTACGACCTGCCCCCGGAGTTCCACTTCGGCATGCTCGGGTGGGACGGGAAGACGGCGTGGCCAGACGTCCGGGACGCCCGCGCCGTGCCGCACTACCCCGGCGGGCTGAATCTGCAGCACAGCGTCGCGTACTGGCTCACGCTTGACATACTGTCCTCCACCCTGCCCGGCAATCTGAGCAGCAGCAGGCCGTGCGTCGCCGTCAGGGTGACTAACGCCAGCCTCGCCGACGTCTTCTTCGTGCCCTTCTTCGCGTCGCTGAGCTACAACCGGCACTCAAAGCTCCGGGGAAGGGAGAGGGTGAGCATGAACAGGGTCCTGCAGGCCGAGCTGGTGAAGTACCTGATGCGGCAGGAGgaatggaggaggtggggcggcaagGACCACCTCGTCGTCCCGCACCACCCCAACAGCATGATGCAGGCCAGGAAGAAGCTCAGCGCCGCCATGTACGTACTCTCCGACTTCGGGAGGTACCCGCCGGACGTCGCGAACCTGAAGAAGGACATCATCGCTCCGTACAAGCACGTGGTTCGGTCTCTCGGAGACCACGACTCGCCGGCGTTCCACCAACGGCCACTCCTGGCTTACTTCCAAGGCGCAATTCACAGGAAAGAT GGTGGGAAGGTTCGTCAGAAGCTGTACCAGCTTCTCAAGGACGAGAGAGACGTCCACTTCACCTACGGCAGCGTCCGGCAGAACGGGATTAGGCGCGCCACCAAGGGCATGGCCTCCTCCAAGTTCTGCCTCAACATCGCCGGCGACACCCCTTCCTCCAACCGCCTCTTCGATGCCATCGTCAGCCACTGCGTCCCCGTCATAATCAGCGACGACATCGAGCTCCCCTTCGAGGACGTCCTCGACTACTCCGAGTTCTGCGTCTTCGTCCGCGCCTCCGACGCCGTCAGGAAGGGATTCCTGCTGCGCGTGCTCCGAGATGTAACTCGGGACCAGTGGAACGCCATGTCCAGAAGGCTCAAGGAGGTGGCTCATCACTTCGAGTATCAGTACCCTTCGCGGCCAGATGACGCTGTTCAGATGATCTGGGGAGCCGTGGCTCGCAAGATGCATTCTCTCAAGCTGCAGCTTCACAAAAGCGGTAGGTTTCAAAGAACACATTCAGAATCATGA